One region of Flavobacterium sp. GSB-24 genomic DNA includes:
- a CDS encoding outer membrane beta-barrel protein, with translation MKQYSLLLVVFLSAIGMQAQDARSFSLNLYGGYNFSDKLDYDGYSATIEDGFQYGAGFEYFFSTNNSVELKYLRSDVKIPLYNPSGAQINTNDKGAFNFILADFTHYFDTGSNLLPYLGAGAGVGIVESPQGGSGTYFAWDVKGGVKIKTASSVSVNINAYLQSMSAAVGESYYWSYWVGPVAFEDYISTYQFGLGAVVSFNFKN, from the coding sequence ATGAAACAGTACAGTTTATTATTAGTTGTATTTCTGTCGGCGATAGGAATGCAGGCTCAGGATGCAAGGTCTTTTTCGCTTAATTTGTATGGCGGTTATAATTTTTCAGATAAGCTGGATTACGACGGTTATTCTGCAACAATAGAAGATGGTTTTCAATACGGAGCAGGGTTTGAGTATTTCTTTTCAACCAATAACTCAGTGGAGTTAAAGTATTTAAGATCAGATGTTAAAATACCATTATATAATCCTTCTGGAGCTCAAATAAATACGAACGATAAGGGAGCATTTAATTTTATTTTAGCAGATTTCACCCATTATTTTGATACAGGTTCAAATCTTCTGCCTTATTTGGGTGCTGGTGCTGGAGTTGGTATCGTAGAATCACCCCAAGGCGGAAGTGGCACTTATTTTGCCTGGGATGTCAAGGGCGGGGTAAAAATCAAAACTGCATCATCTGTTTCTGTAAATATTAATGCTTATTTACAATCCATGTCGGCAGCAGTGGGTGAAAGTTATTATTGGTCCTATTGGGTAGGTCCAGTAGCATTTGAAGATTATATTTCTACTTATCAGTTTGGACTTGGAGCGGTTGTTAGTTTTAATTTCAAAAATTAG
- a CDS encoding response regulator transcription factor has product MKLLIVEDEPNLLSILRKGFAENNNEVSVALDGKTALEMIHNYTFDVVVLDVMLPDINGIEICRRLRASKNFVPILLLTALGTSENIVTGLNAGADDYLVKPFKFGELDARVNALYRRSHQETEKIDTITIGDLEINGRAKSVKRGGENIVLTAKEFKLLYYLAKNTGRIVSRDQILDNVWDINFDMNTNVVDVYITYLRRKIDKPFDTKLIHTMKGLGYVIKS; this is encoded by the coding sequence ATGAAATTACTAATAGTCGAAGACGAACCAAATCTATTATCTATTCTGCGTAAAGGATTTGCCGAAAATAATAATGAAGTAAGTGTGGCTCTAGACGGTAAAACTGCTCTGGAGATGATTCATAATTATACTTTTGATGTTGTAGTTTTAGATGTAATGCTGCCAGATATTAACGGAATTGAAATCTGCAGAAGACTTCGTGCCAGCAAGAATTTTGTACCTATTTTACTTTTAACAGCTCTAGGAACTTCAGAAAACATCGTGACTGGTCTTAACGCCGGCGCAGATGATTATTTGGTAAAGCCTTTTAAATTTGGAGAATTAGATGCTCGTGTAAATGCACTCTATAGAAGATCGCATCAAGAAACAGAGAAAATTGATACTATTACAATTGGTGATCTTGAGATCAACGGACGCGCTAAATCGGTAAAGAGAGGTGGAGAAAACATTGTTTTAACTGCAAAAGAGTTCAAACTATTGTATTATCTGGCAAAAAATACGGGTCGAATTGTTTCGCGCGATCAGATTTTAGATAATGTCTGGGATATTAATTTTGACATGAATACGAACGTTGTTGATGTATATATAACCTATTTAAGAAGAAAAATTGATAAGCCTTTTGATACCAAACTTATTCATACCATGAAAGGATTGGGTTATGTTATAAAATCGTAA
- a CDS encoding HAMP domain-containing sensor histidine kinase: MDIRKKITFNYVALSTFSTSLLCIIVFFLFRENNRYHFLKRLDDRSKIVASIHFQKDPEKIKYYKNLQKNGLEELIEEEEYVLKINSHNSFDYNTNLNLPNTFYTNILSTGKDSYEKDNKYYLGQIFEENGQKYIVIVGARDRKGKDTTIYIVKIMLFGGIGFVILAFLLGRFLAKRVINPVARITKEVKRISASNLHNRLPEVKNSDEISDLTNTFNNMLDRLETSFEIQANFINNASHELKTPITTIIAEAEIMLLKEREVQEYVQSLENIYSQASRLGNLTESLLKLTQTGYDGQKQVSDIARIDELLMDVKSDLDKIFPGNRVSIKLNFAPEDSNLLLLPCNKPLLELAINNIITNGVKYSDNNEVFVNLSANEEMIKITINDIGIGIPPEDIPHLYEPFFRGKIAAKYIGYGLGLPLASKIIRMHDGELQVQSEQNKGTIVTIIFKKLKIKKSNV, from the coding sequence ATGGACATTAGAAAAAAAATTACTTTTAACTACGTTGCCCTTTCTACCTTTAGTACATCACTATTGTGTATCATTGTTTTTTTCTTGTTTAGAGAAAACAATCGTTATCACTTTTTAAAACGTTTAGATGACAGGTCAAAAATTGTAGCTTCAATACATTTTCAAAAAGATCCAGAAAAAATAAAATATTATAAGAATCTTCAAAAAAATGGACTTGAAGAATTAATCGAAGAAGAAGAATATGTATTAAAAATCAACAGCCATAATAGTTTTGATTATAATACAAATCTTAATCTTCCGAATACTTTTTATACCAATATTTTAAGCACAGGAAAAGACTCATATGAAAAAGATAATAAATATTATTTAGGTCAAATTTTTGAAGAAAACGGACAAAAATATATTGTAATTGTAGGTGCTAGAGATCGTAAAGGAAAAGATACGACTATTTATATTGTCAAAATTATGCTTTTTGGCGGAATTGGTTTTGTGATTCTTGCCTTTCTTTTAGGACGTTTTTTAGCCAAACGTGTCATTAATCCAGTAGCGCGAATTACCAAAGAAGTAAAAAGAATTAGTGCGTCGAATCTTCATAATCGTCTGCCTGAAGTTAAAAACTCTGATGAAATTTCAGATCTGACCAATACTTTTAATAATATGCTGGACAGGCTGGAAACATCTTTTGAAATCCAGGCTAATTTTATCAATAATGCTTCTCATGAATTAAAAACGCCCATAACAACTATTATTGCCGAAGCAGAAATTATGCTGCTCAAAGAGCGAGAAGTTCAAGAATATGTACAGTCTTTAGAAAATATTTATAGTCAGGCATCTAGATTAGGAAACTTAACGGAAAGCCTTTTGAAATTGACTCAAACAGGTTATGACGGTCAAAAACAAGTATCTGACATTGCCAGAATTGACGAATTGCTAATGGATGTAAAATCGGATTTGGATAAAATATTTCCAGGAAACCGAGTGAGCATTAAGCTTAACTTTGCTCCAGAAGATTCTAATTTATTATTGCTTCCGTGCAACAAACCATTGTTGGAATTAGCAATCAACAATATTATTACCAATGGTGTTAAATATTCTGATAATAATGAAGTATTCGTAAATCTTTCGGCAAACGAAGAAATGATTAAAATTACGATTAATGATATCGGTATAGGAATTCCGCCAGAAGATATTCCGCATTTGTATGAACCTTTCTTTAGAGGTAAAATTGCGGCAAAATATATTGGTTACGGTTTAGGATTGCCGCTGGCTTCTAAAATCATCCGTATGCACGATGGAGAATTGCAAGTACAGTCTGAGCAGAATAAAGGTACAATCGTCACGATTATCTTTAAAAAACTGAAGATTAAAAAATCTAATGTTTAA
- a CDS encoding bestrophin family ion channel — protein MLLKKRIPMKYVLGKIKVEIVLVLAYTILFEIFHHYFVTLPVDIPIAIPTMIGTIISLLLAFKSNQAYDRWWEARIVWGAVVNDSRTLIRQVLTFYKDPDFSVEASEFKENFAKRQIAWCYSLGQSLRNKDAIKPLEGLMSEEEIKYIKNHQNVPNAILMLHARDLRNAKNEKKINMYQQVEIDNTLSRLCDEMGKCERIKNTIFPTTYSMYIRLTLCLFILLLPFGLTSVLSWFAIPLITAIGGAFFLIERMAIHLQDPFENRPTDTPVTTIANTIEKNIKQMLNEYQSEFDILNEFELNNEPKKVEKDVYFVL, from the coding sequence ATGTTATTAAAGAAAAGAATACCAATGAAGTACGTTCTCGGGAAAATTAAAGTAGAAATCGTTCTAGTATTGGCTTATACCATACTATTTGAAATATTTCACCACTATTTTGTTACCCTTCCTGTAGATATTCCAATTGCGATTCCAACCATGATTGGAACCATTATTTCCTTATTATTAGCCTTTAAGTCCAATCAGGCTTATGACAGATGGTGGGAAGCCAGAATTGTTTGGGGCGCAGTTGTAAACGATTCCAGAACATTAATTCGTCAGGTTTTGACGTTTTATAAAGATCCTGATTTTTCTGTTGAAGCCAGCGAATTCAAAGAGAATTTTGCTAAAAGACAAATTGCATGGTGTTATAGTTTAGGGCAGTCACTTAGAAATAAAGATGCCATAAAACCACTTGAAGGTTTGATGAGTGAAGAAGAAATAAAATACATTAAGAATCATCAAAACGTTCCAAATGCTATTTTGATGCTGCACGCCCGCGATCTTAGAAATGCTAAGAACGAAAAGAAAATCAACATGTATCAGCAGGTTGAAATCGACAATACATTGTCAAGATTATGTGATGAAATGGGAAAGTGCGAAAGAATTAAAAACACCATATTTCCAACAACATACAGTATGTACATCAGGCTGACATTGTGTTTGTTTATTTTGTTACTGCCTTTCGGGTTAACAAGTGTTTTAAGCTGGTTTGCAATTCCGTTGATTACTGCTATTGGCGGAGCTTTCTTTTTGATCGAAAGAATGGCGATTCATTTGCAGGATCCATTCGAAAACCGACCTACAGATACGCCTGTAACGACGATTGCAAATACAATTGAAAAAAATATCAAGCAAATGCTTAATGAATATCAAAGTGAATTTGATATTCTGAATGAATTTGAATTGAACAACGAACCTAAGAAAGTCGAAAAAGACGTTTATTTCGTCTTATAA
- a CDS encoding PLP-dependent aminotransferase family protein, whose amino-acid sequence MKNSNYLYLQFADRIEKQIKSGVLSVGDKLPSIREVCAETGYSMSTVSKAYYEAESRSLIEARPQSGYYVSNISARTIPEPSPSSPILKCANIDREDLIDQVYGNMTDPNITMLSLGFPSNELLPIAKLNKGMVQAMRQLPNSGTSYEQVKGNLNLRREIARWSFTWGGSLTEEDIITMPGCTSAISHCLMTLTQPGDTIITESPAYFGILQLAKSLGLYIMELPTNMTTGIELEALKKSLSSKKVKLCLLMSNFSNPSGSMMPAEHKIEVVKLMEFYNIPLIEDDIHGDLYFGSSRPTNCKTYDESGIVLCCSSVSKTLAPGYRVGWVSPGKFKKQILRNKIYHSLSSPTITHEVVGDFLKNGRYENHLRKIRQILNHNCNNYINTVLESFPKGTKVSQPQGGFFLWIELDKKIDTAAFYHLAMKHNISIAPGRIFSFQDQFSNCMRLSFGLPWSNELRTAIQTLGRLAQTQL is encoded by the coding sequence ATGAAAAATTCTAATTACTTATATCTTCAATTTGCTGACCGTATCGAAAAACAAATTAAGTCTGGCGTCTTGAGCGTTGGCGATAAACTGCCTTCTATTCGAGAAGTTTGTGCAGAAACGGGTTACAGCATGAGCACTGTAAGTAAGGCTTATTATGAAGCCGAAAGCCGTTCTTTGATTGAAGCTAGACCACAGTCGGGATATTATGTGAGTAATATTTCAGCAAGAACGATTCCAGAACCATCACCCAGCAGTCCGATTTTAAAATGTGCCAATATTGACCGCGAAGATTTGATCGATCAGGTTTACGGCAATATGACAGATCCAAATATTACGATGCTTTCTTTGGGGTTTCCGTCAAACGAACTTCTTCCTATTGCTAAATTAAATAAGGGAATGGTTCAGGCGATGCGCCAACTTCCAAACAGCGGAACGAGTTATGAGCAAGTAAAAGGTAATCTTAATTTAAGAAGAGAAATTGCCAGATGGTCTTTTACATGGGGAGGATCGTTAACAGAAGAAGATATTATTACAATGCCTGGCTGTACAAGTGCTATATCACATTGTTTGATGACGTTAACTCAGCCCGGCGATACCATAATTACAGAAAGTCCTGCTTATTTTGGCATCTTGCAGTTGGCCAAATCTTTAGGATTGTATATCATGGAACTGCCTACAAACATGACAACTGGAATAGAATTAGAAGCACTCAAAAAATCGCTTTCTTCTAAAAAAGTAAAACTATGTTTACTGATGAGTAATTTTAGCAATCCTTCTGGAAGTATGATGCCGGCAGAGCATAAAATAGAAGTGGTGAAATTGATGGAATTCTACAACATTCCATTGATTGAAGATGATATTCACGGCGATTTGTACTTTGGTTCGAGCCGACCAACAAATTGCAAAACTTATGATGAAAGCGGAATTGTACTTTGCTGCAGCTCTGTATCCAAAACATTGGCTCCCGGTTATCGCGTAGGATGGGTTTCGCCTGGGAAATTCAAAAAACAAATCTTAAGAAACAAAATTTATCATTCGCTCTCCTCGCCTACTATTACGCACGAAGTCGTGGGGGATTTTTTAAAAAACGGACGTTATGAAAATCATCTTCGAAAAATACGCCAAATATTAAATCATAATTGCAACAATTATATTAATACAGTTCTGGAATCTTTTCCGAAAGGAACAAAAGTAAGTCAGCCTCAAGGTGGATTTTTTCTGTGGATTGAGTTGGATAAAAAAATTGATACTGCTGCTTTTTATCATTTAGCGATGAAACACAATATCAGTATTGCTCCAGGCAGGATTTTTTCGTTTCAAGATCAATTTTCAAATTGTATGCGATTGAGTTTTGGTCTACCATGGTCAAATGAGTTAAGAACTGCTATTCAAACGCTTGGGAGACTGGCTCAAACACAATTGTAG
- a CDS encoding EamA family transporter, which yields MKTTKYYIAAITCFVIWGFFSLVLRPIHDYPSLDILFYRVFSCSILMLLIAFSFKRKRMKEAVQTFKSMPAFEKRKTILLNIGGSVFLMANWFTFIYVMNHVSVKATSLAYLVCPILTTLLAYFILHEKLNKTQWIAVGLSISGCILLSYANIMDMLFSIIIGFTYASYLVSQRVNKGFDKFIILTFHITVAALCLLPFYPFYSGTVPTEFKFYFCIETIAILFTIFPLFLNLYALSGINSSTVGMLLNINPMIAFLLAMFLYKEKFGFIQIAAYGIIFAAVVVFNSHHIFAAKQKRAAISKGSQ from the coding sequence GTGAAAACAACAAAATACTACATCGCTGCTATTACATGTTTTGTAATCTGGGGATTTTTCAGTTTGGTTTTAAGACCAATACATGACTATCCTTCTTTAGATATTTTATTCTATCGTGTTTTTAGCTGTAGTATTTTAATGCTTCTTATTGCATTTTCTTTCAAGAGAAAAAGAATGAAAGAAGCTGTACAAACTTTTAAATCAATGCCGGCTTTTGAGAAACGTAAAACAATTCTATTAAATATTGGCGGAAGCGTTTTTCTAATGGCGAACTGGTTTACTTTTATTTATGTCATGAACCATGTTAGTGTAAAAGCGACTTCTTTGGCTTACTTGGTTTGTCCTATTTTAACCACGCTGCTGGCTTATTTTATTTTGCATGAAAAACTAAATAAAACACAATGGATTGCGGTTGGATTAAGCATTTCAGGATGTATTCTGTTGTCTTATGCAAATATTATGGATATGCTTTTTAGTATTATAATTGGGTTTACATACGCCTCTTATTTAGTAAGTCAGCGTGTCAATAAAGGCTTTGATAAATTTATAATTCTAACGTTTCACATCACAGTAGCAGCCTTATGTTTATTGCCTTTTTATCCATTTTACAGTGGAACAGTTCCAACAGAATTTAAATTTTATTTCTGTATCGAAACCATTGCCATTTTGTTTACCATTTTTCCATTGTTTCTTAATTTATATGCCCTTTCGGGAATAAATTCATCGACAGTCGGAATGCTTTTAAATATTAACCCAATGATTGCTTTTTTATTAGCAATGTTTTTATATAAGGAAAAATTCGGATTCATACAGATTGCTGCATACGGAATTATTTTTGCCGCAGTTGTAGTTTTCAATTCACATCATATTTTTGCAGCCAAGCAAAAAAGAGCCGCAATATCCAAAGGTTCTCAATAG
- a CDS encoding acyl-CoA dehydrogenase, with product MKNTKLQAFTPLFYLVWSDDLLTQKEFGTLKEFINSLNALSEEEKEYLRSKVDISNPPSRNELTQWKLDIEKSIQDKSSIKSIFDIAKALSGNDLDLTPIESDFKKLENDLGILGEEALQNFKTKAGSYTVNSHTNASFDIQKITKILNGKEAAIIEKVKSVISRPEFAYETSTDINVFRETVYKWCKVLADENLGNMAYPKQYGGGENIADYFAIMETLSYHDLSLVIKFGVQFGLWGMSVQSLGTEKHYAKYLKDIGSLKLPGCFAMTETHHGSNVKGLETTATYNHNDQTFTIHTPNKHAQKEYIGNAAVHGQMATVFAKLIIDDHDYGVNAFVVPLRDPNGNVVEGVTIGDCGHKMGLNGVDNGTISFDQVVIPKENMLDRFASVNENGEFESPIPSDNRRFFTMLGTLVGGRIGIPRSALAAAKSGLTIAIRYSDQRRQFGPEGGSEVPILNYRMHQRRLLPHLAKTYAVHFALQYLTNRFLNRTEAEMQEIEALAAGMKSYSTWSTRDILQECREACGGKGYLSENRIDALKNDTEIYTTFEGDNTVLMQLVAKNRLSEFRKSFGEMGSLGIINYVYENAKTAITEKNPIATRKTDDEHLLDSEFHLQAFVHREKTILASAARRIKKLVDGGLEAYDAFNVVQHQMIDVAQAYLERVVLEQFQLAIKEIEDEESKTILTRLNQLYALSQIEKNKAWYLEDGYMEAVKTKAVRKMVNQLCWDIRPDAVALVNAFDIPESCLAAPIAV from the coding sequence ATGAAAAATACCAAACTTCAAGCCTTTACTCCGTTATTTTATTTAGTGTGGTCAGATGATTTATTGACACAAAAAGAATTTGGAACATTAAAAGAGTTTATAAATTCCCTGAATGCTTTATCTGAAGAAGAAAAAGAATATTTGCGTTCTAAAGTAGATATTTCAAATCCGCCTTCGCGAAATGAACTCACACAATGGAAATTGGATATTGAAAAAAGTATTCAAGATAAATCTTCTATCAAATCGATTTTTGATATTGCAAAAGCACTTTCAGGAAATGATTTGGATTTAACACCAATAGAATCAGATTTCAAAAAATTAGAAAATGATTTAGGAATTTTAGGAGAAGAAGCGCTTCAAAATTTTAAAACAAAAGCAGGTTCTTACACGGTAAATTCACATACCAATGCCTCTTTCGATATCCAGAAAATTACCAAAATTTTAAACGGAAAAGAAGCAGCAATAATTGAAAAAGTAAAATCGGTCATTTCCAGACCTGAATTTGCTTATGAAACTTCTACCGATATCAATGTTTTTAGGGAGACTGTTTACAAATGGTGCAAAGTTCTAGCCGATGAAAATCTTGGAAATATGGCTTATCCAAAACAATATGGAGGAGGAGAAAACATAGCCGATTATTTTGCGATTATGGAAACGCTGAGTTACCACGATTTAAGTTTGGTAATAAAATTTGGCGTTCAGTTTGGATTGTGGGGAATGAGTGTTCAATCTTTAGGAACAGAAAAACATTACGCTAAATATTTAAAAGATATTGGCTCGCTAAAACTTCCAGGATGTTTTGCCATGACCGAAACACATCACGGATCAAATGTAAAAGGATTGGAAACGACGGCAACTTACAATCATAACGATCAGACTTTTACTATTCATACACCAAATAAACATGCCCAAAAAGAATACATTGGCAATGCAGCAGTTCATGGCCAAATGGCAACTGTTTTTGCAAAATTAATTATTGACGATCATGATTATGGTGTCAACGCATTTGTAGTTCCGTTACGTGATCCTAATGGAAATGTTGTAGAAGGTGTTACGATTGGCGACTGCGGTCATAAAATGGGATTAAACGGAGTTGATAACGGTACCATTAGTTTTGATCAAGTTGTGATTCCGAAAGAAAATATGCTCGATCGTTTTGCCTCGGTAAATGAAAATGGAGAATTTGAAAGTCCGATTCCGAGTGATAACAGAAGATTTTTTACCATGTTAGGAACTTTAGTTGGAGGAAGGATCGGAATTCCGCGTTCGGCGTTGGCGGCAGCTAAATCTGGATTAACAATTGCCATTCGCTACAGCGATCAAAGAAGACAATTTGGACCAGAAGGCGGATCTGAAGTTCCAATTTTAAATTATAGAATGCATCAACGCAGATTGTTACCCCATTTGGCTAAAACCTATGCAGTTCATTTTGCACTTCAATATCTGACCAATAGATTTTTAAATAGAACAGAAGCCGAAATGCAGGAAATTGAAGCTTTAGCAGCGGGAATGAAATCGTATTCTACTTGGAGTACAAGAGATATTCTGCAAGAATGCCGTGAAGCCTGCGGTGGAAAAGGTTATTTGTCTGAAAACAGAATTGATGCTTTAAAAAATGACACCGAAATCTATACGACTTTTGAAGGTGATAATACAGTTTTAATGCAATTGGTGGCCAAAAATCGTTTGTCTGAATTCAGAAAATCGTTTGGAGAAATGGGTTCTTTAGGCATTATTAATTATGTGTATGAAAATGCTAAAACTGCAATTACAGAAAAGAATCCAATTGCAACAAGAAAAACAGACGACGAACATTTATTAGACAGCGAATTTCATTTGCAAGCTTTTGTTCACCGAGAAAAAACAATTCTAGCTTCGGCAGCCAGACGTATTAAAAAATTGGTTGATGGCGGATTAGAAGCGTATGATGCTTTTAATGTCGTACAGCACCAAATGATTGATGTTGCTCAAGCCTATTTAGAAAGAGTAGTTTTAGAACAATTTCAACTTGCAATAAAAGAAATTGAAGATGAGGAATCTAAAACAATTTTAACGAGATTGAATCAATTGTACGCACTTTCGCAGATCGAAAAAAATAAAGCTTGGTATTTAGAAGACGGTTATATGGAAGCGGTAAAAACCAAAGCAGTACGTAAAATGGTTAATCAGCTTTGTTGGGACATTCGTCCAGATGCAGTAGCTTTAGTAAATGCATTTGATATTCCTGAAAGCTGTTTAGCTGCGCCGATTGCAGTATAA